A DNA window from Theobroma cacao cultivar B97-61/B2 chromosome 5, Criollo_cocoa_genome_V2, whole genome shotgun sequence contains the following coding sequences:
- the LOC18598513 gene encoding acetolactate synthase small subunit 1, chloroplastic isoform X1 — protein sequence MAAASVSPSPYSTTTIPTQNPPFSRKTTGFLHLRQCSIYYNGFKARSRSLHVVSATTEKANALPLNETVSPATASKVKRHTISVFVGDESGIINRIAGVFARRGYNIESLAVGLNKDKAIFTIVVSGTEMILRQVVEQLNKLVNVIKVEDISKEPHVERELMLIKLHADADTRAEVMWLVDIFRAKIVDTSEQFLTIEVTGDPGKMAAVQRNLSKFGIKELARTGKIALRREKLGQTAPFWGFSAASYPDLDSRSTNGGSIRDAKQLLNGNAHTYSKGDVYPVEPYDDFPINQVLDAHWGVLFDEDSSGLQSHTLSMVVNDTPGVLNVVTGVISRRGYNIQSLAVGPAERDELSRITTVVPGTNETIGKLVQQLQKLVDLYEVQDMTHLPFAERELMLVKVAVNTAARRDVLDIASIFRAKAVDVSDHTITLELTGDLNKMVALQRLLEPYGICEVTRTGRVALVRESGVDSTSLRGYSLPF from the exons ATGGCGGCTGCTTCAGTCTCCCCCTCCCCGTACTCTACCACCACCATTCCCACCCAAAACCCTCCATTTTCAAGGAAGACAACTGGTTTTCTACATTTGAGGCAATGTAGCATTTATTATAATGGCTTCAAAGCAAGGTCAAGGAGCTTGCATGTCGTCTCTGCCACTACTGAAAAAGCCAATGCATTGCCTCTCAATGAGACTGTATCTCCCGCCACTGCTTCCAA GGTGAAACGCCACACTATTTCGGTGTTTGTTGGAGATGAGAGTGGAATAATAAACAGGATTGCAGGGGTCTTTGCTCGGAGGGGTTACAACATTGAGTCCCTTGCTGTTGGTCTTAACAAGGACAAGGCTATCTTTACCATAGTTGTATCTGGGACTGAAATGATTCTGCGACAAGTCGTAGAGCAACTTAACAAGCTTGTCAATGTCATAAAG GTAGAAGATATCTCCAAGGAACCACATGTAGAACGTGAATTAATGCTTATAAAGCTTCATGCTGATGCTGACACTCGTGCTGAG gtCATGTGGCTGGTCGACATCTTCAGAGCAAAGATTGTGGATACTTCAGAACAGTTTTTGACTATTGAG GTCACTGGAGACCCTGGAAAGATGGCTGCTGTACAAAGAAATTTGAGCAAGTTTGGGATAAAAGAACTTGCAAGGACCGGAAAG ATCGCTTTGAGGCGTGAAAAGTTGGGTCAGACAGCTCCTTTTTGGGGATTTTCTGCAGCCTCTTATCCAGATCTTGACAGTAGATCAACTAATGGTGGTTCTATAAGGGATGCCAAACAATTACTTAACGGTAATGCCCATACATACTCAAAG GGTGATGTATATCCTGTGGAACCTTATGATGACTTCCCAATAAATCAAGTTCTTGATGCTCATTGGGGGGTTCTCTTTGATGAAGAT TCAAGTGGGCTTCAGTCACACACTTTATCTATGGTTGTGAACGACACTCCTGGTGTTCTCAATGTGGTTACGGGGGTTATTTCCCGAAGAGGCTATAATATTCAG AGTCTAGCTGTGGGGCCTGCTGAAAGAGATGAGCTTTCTCGCATTACAACTGTTGTTCCTGGAACTAATGAGACAATTGGAAAATTGGTTCAGCAACTTCAGAAGTTAGTAGATCTTTATGAG GTGCAGGATATGACGCACTTACCATTTGCAGAGCGAGAGCTGATGTTGGTAAAAGTTGCTGTCAACACTGCTGCTCGAAGGGATGTCCTTGACATTGCTAGCATATTCAGAGCAAAGGCTGTTGATGTGTCTGATCACACAATTACTCTTGAG CTCACAGGTGATTTAAACAAGATGGTTGCTCTTCAGAGATTATTAGAGCCCTATGGAATTTGTGAG GTGACACGGACTGGAAGAGTGGCACTGGTGCGGGAGTCAGGTGTGGATTCAACGTCTCTCCGTGGATATTCTCTTccattctaa
- the LOC18598513 gene encoding acetolactate synthase small subunit 1, chloroplastic isoform X3 produces MAAASVSPSPYSTTTIPTQNPPFSRKTTGFLHLRQCSIYYNGFKARSRSLHVVSATTEKANALPLNETVSPATASKVKRHTISVFVGDESGIINRIAGVFARRGYNIESLAVGLNKDKAIFTIVVSGTEMILRQVVEQLNKLVNVIKVEDISKEPHVERELMLIKLHADADTRAEVMWLVDIFRAKIVDTSEQFLTIEVTGDPGKMAAVQRNLSKFGIKELARTGKGDVYPVEPYDDFPINQVLDAHWGVLFDEDSSGLQSHTLSMVVNDTPGVLNVVTGVISRRGYNIQSLAVGPAERDELSRITTVVPGTNETIGKLVQQLQKLVDLYEVQDMTHLPFAERELMLVKVAVNTAARRDVLDIASIFRAKAVDVSDHTITLELTGDLNKMVALQRLLEPYGICEVTRTGRVALVRESGVDSTSLRGYSLPF; encoded by the exons ATGGCGGCTGCTTCAGTCTCCCCCTCCCCGTACTCTACCACCACCATTCCCACCCAAAACCCTCCATTTTCAAGGAAGACAACTGGTTTTCTACATTTGAGGCAATGTAGCATTTATTATAATGGCTTCAAAGCAAGGTCAAGGAGCTTGCATGTCGTCTCTGCCACTACTGAAAAAGCCAATGCATTGCCTCTCAATGAGACTGTATCTCCCGCCACTGCTTCCAA GGTGAAACGCCACACTATTTCGGTGTTTGTTGGAGATGAGAGTGGAATAATAAACAGGATTGCAGGGGTCTTTGCTCGGAGGGGTTACAACATTGAGTCCCTTGCTGTTGGTCTTAACAAGGACAAGGCTATCTTTACCATAGTTGTATCTGGGACTGAAATGATTCTGCGACAAGTCGTAGAGCAACTTAACAAGCTTGTCAATGTCATAAAG GTAGAAGATATCTCCAAGGAACCACATGTAGAACGTGAATTAATGCTTATAAAGCTTCATGCTGATGCTGACACTCGTGCTGAG gtCATGTGGCTGGTCGACATCTTCAGAGCAAAGATTGTGGATACTTCAGAACAGTTTTTGACTATTGAG GTCACTGGAGACCCTGGAAAGATGGCTGCTGTACAAAGAAATTTGAGCAAGTTTGGGATAAAAGAACTTGCAAGGACCGGAAAG GGTGATGTATATCCTGTGGAACCTTATGATGACTTCCCAATAAATCAAGTTCTTGATGCTCATTGGGGGGTTCTCTTTGATGAAGAT TCAAGTGGGCTTCAGTCACACACTTTATCTATGGTTGTGAACGACACTCCTGGTGTTCTCAATGTGGTTACGGGGGTTATTTCCCGAAGAGGCTATAATATTCAG AGTCTAGCTGTGGGGCCTGCTGAAAGAGATGAGCTTTCTCGCATTACAACTGTTGTTCCTGGAACTAATGAGACAATTGGAAAATTGGTTCAGCAACTTCAGAAGTTAGTAGATCTTTATGAG GTGCAGGATATGACGCACTTACCATTTGCAGAGCGAGAGCTGATGTTGGTAAAAGTTGCTGTCAACACTGCTGCTCGAAGGGATGTCCTTGACATTGCTAGCATATTCAGAGCAAAGGCTGTTGATGTGTCTGATCACACAATTACTCTTGAG CTCACAGGTGATTTAAACAAGATGGTTGCTCTTCAGAGATTATTAGAGCCCTATGGAATTTGTGAG GTGACACGGACTGGAAGAGTGGCACTGGTGCGGGAGTCAGGTGTGGATTCAACGTCTCTCCGTGGATATTCTCTTccattctaa
- the LOC18598512 gene encoding probably inactive leucine-rich repeat receptor-like protein kinase At5g48380 — protein MNFCWDMALNGKALAVLGYNLICFALVLLSGRVCQATPNDIECLKSVKASLEDPYSYLSSWNFNNGTEGFICKFTGVDCWHPDENKVLNIRLSDLGLKGRFPQGIGKCESLTGLDLSSNKLSGLIPSDISEKLKYVTTLDLSDNNFSGPIPPSLANCSFLNVLKLGNNRLTGAIPLQLGVLNRIKTFNVANNQLSGQIPDFGPNVTIQADSYANNPGLCGKILQPCPGIPMKSRVGTIAASAVGGVTITAIIVGIILFYFSRGAAMKKKEDDPEGNKWAKTIKGKKGIKVSMFEESVSKMRLSDLMNSTNEFSKSNIIGMGRTGTMYKAMIPDGYCLMIKRLEDFQRLEKEFVSEMNTLGSVKHRNLVPLLGFCVAKKERFLVYKYMENGTLYDKLHPAEPEVRNMDWPLRLRIGIGAARGLAWLHHNCNPRIIHRNISSKCILLDGDCEPKLSDFGLARLMNPIDTHLSTFVNGEFGDLGYVAPEYPRTLVATPKGDIYSFGVVLLELITGEKPTHVVNAPESFRGSLAEWITQLSSSFLLQTAIDKSLLGNGFDSEVMQFLRVACNCVLPTPKERPTMFEVYQLLRAIGEGYHFTTEDEIMQPSNSNNTDVPELIVAQEAK, from the exons ATGAATTTCTGCTGGGACATGGCTTTGAATGGCAAAGCCCTAGCAGTTCTCGGGTATAACTTGATCTGCTTCGCGTTGGTATTGCTGAGTGGTAGAGTATGCCAAGCCACTCCGAATGATATAGAGTGCTTGAAATCAGTTAAGGCCTCTCTAGAAGATCCTTATAGCTACCTAAGCTCGTGGAATTTCAACAACGGCACCGAAGGCTTTATATGTAAGTTTACTGGTGTGGATTGCTGGCACCCGGACGAAAACAAAGTTCTCAATATCCGCCTTTCGGATTTGGGTCTTAAGGGACGCTTCCCTCAAGGCATTGGGAAATGTGAAAGCTTGACAGGTTTAGATCTTTCGAGTAACAAGCTGTCAGGCCTCATTCCTTCTGATATATCCGAGAAACTTAAGTATGTGACGACCCTTGATCTCTCAGACAACAATTTTTCCGGTCCCATCCCGCCGAGTCTTGCAAATTGCAGTTTTCTAAATGTACTTAAACTCGGCAACAATAGGTTAACTGGTGCAATTCCGCTTCAACTTGGTGTTCTCAACCGCATCAAGACATTCAACGTTGCTAACAATCAATTGTCAGGGCAAATCCCTGACTTTGGTCCCAATGTTACTATCCAAGCAGATAGCTATGCAAATAATCCTGGACTCTGTGGGAAAATTTTGCAGCCCTGCCCAGGTATTCCAATGAAATCTCGGGTTGGCACTATTGCAGCATCAGCTGTTGGTGGGGTAACAATCACAGCAATTATTGTGGGCATCATCTTATTCTACTTCTCTCGTGGAGCCGCTatgaaaaagaaggaagacGATCCTGAAGGCAACAAATGGGCCAAGACCATAAAAGGCAAGAAAGGCATCAAG GTTTCGATGTTTGAAGAGTCTGTCTCAAAGATGAGGCTGAGTGACCTGATGAATTCAACTAATGAGTTCAGCAAAAGCAATATCATAGGAATGGGAAGAACGGGAACAATGTACAAGGCGATGATTCCTGACGGTTATTGTCTTATGATTAAGAGGCTGGAAGACTTTCAACGTTTGGAGAAAGAATTTGTGTCTGAGATGAATACACTTGGGAGTGTGAAACACCGCAACTTGGTTCCCCTATTAGGTTTTTGTGTTGCAAAGAAGGAGAGATTTTTGGTGTACAAGTACATGGAAAATGGGACACTTTATGATAAGCTACATCCAGCTGAACCTGAGGTCAGGAACATGGACTGGCCCTTGAGACTCAGAATTGGGATTGGAGCAGCCAGAGGTTTGGCATGGCTTCATCACAATTGCAATCCCCGAATAATTCATCGAAACATTAGCTCAAAATGCATCTTGTTGGATGGGGATTGTGAGCCCAAATTATCTGATTTTGGACTTGCAAGGCTCATGAACCCTATCGATACTCACTTGAGTACTTTTGTCAATGGGGAGTTTGGGGACCTCGGATATGTTGCTCCTGAGTATCCCAGAACTCTAGTAGCTACCCCAAAaggagatatttatagctttGGAGTTGTTCTCTTGGAATTAATTACTGGAGAGAAACCCACCCATGTGGTCAATGCCCCAGAAAGCTTCAGGGGAAGTTTAGCTGAGTGGATCACACAGCTGTCAAGcagttttcttcttcaaactgCCATAGATAAATCTTTACTAGGAAATGGTTTTGACAGTGAAGTAATGCAATTCCTGAGAGTTGCTTGTAACTGTGTGTTGCCGACTCCGAAGGAGAGACCAACCATGTTTGAAGTCTATCAGCTTCTGAGAGCCATCGGGGAAGGATATCATTTCACAACTGAAGATGAGATTATGCAACCCTCTAACAGCAATAACACTGATGTTCCGGAACTTATTGTAGCTCAGGAAGCAAAGTAG
- the LOC18598513 gene encoding acetolactate synthase small subunit 1, chloroplastic isoform X2, giving the protein MAAASVSPSPYSTTTIPTQNPPFSRKTTGFLHLRQCSIYYNGFKARSRSLHVVSATTEKANALPLNETVSPATASKVKRHTISVFVGDESGIINRIAGVFARRGYNIESLAVGLNKDKAIFTIVVSGTEMILRQVVEQLNKLVNVIKVEDISKEPHVERELMLIKLHADADTRAEVMWLVDIFRAKIVDTSEQFLTIEVTGDPGKMAAVQRNLSKFGIKELARTGKIALRREKLGQTAPFWGFSAASYPDLDSRSTNGGSIRDAKQLLNGNAHTYSKGDVYPVEPYDDFPINQVLDAHWGVLFDEDSSGLQSHTLSMVVNDTPGVLNVVTGVISRRGYNIQSLAVGPAERDELSRITTVVPGTNETIGKLVQQLQKLVDLYEDMTHLPFAERELMLVKVAVNTAARRDVLDIASIFRAKAVDVSDHTITLELTGDLNKMVALQRLLEPYGICEVTRTGRVALVRESGVDSTSLRGYSLPF; this is encoded by the exons ATGGCGGCTGCTTCAGTCTCCCCCTCCCCGTACTCTACCACCACCATTCCCACCCAAAACCCTCCATTTTCAAGGAAGACAACTGGTTTTCTACATTTGAGGCAATGTAGCATTTATTATAATGGCTTCAAAGCAAGGTCAAGGAGCTTGCATGTCGTCTCTGCCACTACTGAAAAAGCCAATGCATTGCCTCTCAATGAGACTGTATCTCCCGCCACTGCTTCCAA GGTGAAACGCCACACTATTTCGGTGTTTGTTGGAGATGAGAGTGGAATAATAAACAGGATTGCAGGGGTCTTTGCTCGGAGGGGTTACAACATTGAGTCCCTTGCTGTTGGTCTTAACAAGGACAAGGCTATCTTTACCATAGTTGTATCTGGGACTGAAATGATTCTGCGACAAGTCGTAGAGCAACTTAACAAGCTTGTCAATGTCATAAAG GTAGAAGATATCTCCAAGGAACCACATGTAGAACGTGAATTAATGCTTATAAAGCTTCATGCTGATGCTGACACTCGTGCTGAG gtCATGTGGCTGGTCGACATCTTCAGAGCAAAGATTGTGGATACTTCAGAACAGTTTTTGACTATTGAG GTCACTGGAGACCCTGGAAAGATGGCTGCTGTACAAAGAAATTTGAGCAAGTTTGGGATAAAAGAACTTGCAAGGACCGGAAAG ATCGCTTTGAGGCGTGAAAAGTTGGGTCAGACAGCTCCTTTTTGGGGATTTTCTGCAGCCTCTTATCCAGATCTTGACAGTAGATCAACTAATGGTGGTTCTATAAGGGATGCCAAACAATTACTTAACGGTAATGCCCATACATACTCAAAG GGTGATGTATATCCTGTGGAACCTTATGATGACTTCCCAATAAATCAAGTTCTTGATGCTCATTGGGGGGTTCTCTTTGATGAAGAT TCAAGTGGGCTTCAGTCACACACTTTATCTATGGTTGTGAACGACACTCCTGGTGTTCTCAATGTGGTTACGGGGGTTATTTCCCGAAGAGGCTATAATATTCAG AGTCTAGCTGTGGGGCCTGCTGAAAGAGATGAGCTTTCTCGCATTACAACTGTTGTTCCTGGAACTAATGAGACAATTGGAAAATTGGTTCAGCAACTTCAGAAGTTAGTAGATCTTTATGAG GATATGACGCACTTACCATTTGCAGAGCGAGAGCTGATGTTGGTAAAAGTTGCTGTCAACACTGCTGCTCGAAGGGATGTCCTTGACATTGCTAGCATATTCAGAGCAAAGGCTGTTGATGTGTCTGATCACACAATTACTCTTGAG CTCACAGGTGATTTAAACAAGATGGTTGCTCTTCAGAGATTATTAGAGCCCTATGGAATTTGTGAG GTGACACGGACTGGAAGAGTGGCACTGGTGCGGGAGTCAGGTGTGGATTCAACGTCTCTCCGTGGATATTCTCTTccattctaa